CGAATCCGGCGCCGGCCGCCAGCGCGAGGACCACGAGGGCGATCAGTGCGATGACCCCCGACATGCCGGAGCCGCTTGAGCGGACGTCGGCGACAGCGGCGGTGCGCGGCGATGGGACGGCCGCGGGCGAGGAGGACCTCGCCGAGGGGCTGGCGGCGGATGCCGACTGGCTGGGGCTCGGGCTGGCCTTGGGGCTCGGCGCAGCGGAGTGAGTCGGCGACGGCGCCGGTGTCCGGGAACTGACCACCGACGACTTGCTGCCGCCGGAGCCGCTGCTGGACACGCCGCCTCCGCTGCCGGTACCGCTGCCCTTGCTGCTCGCCTGGGCGTTGTCGTACGACCAGTAGAGCAAGGGTCCGTTGAGATATTGCGGGAATGCGGTGTCGTCGACGTAGCTCGCGGCGCCCGAGAAACCTTCGGAGGTGTAGCCGGCGGATTGGAAGATCAGCGCGATGTCGATCGTGAGCGTCCTCTTAGCCGGCACATCGATCGCGATGAGGTTCGTCTTCCAGCAAGGGCTCGCACACAAGGGGTCGCTGGAGGAGCCGTGGTCCCGCGACAGGGAGGCCCCTCGCCACGCGCCGCCGTCGACGCGCCACTGGAGCGTCGGCTCCGGCGGGTTCTGCCCATTCTGGAGGAGCACCACGTCGAACCCGCTGACCGGACAATCAGCGGAGCTGCTGTTGCGCAAGGTGACCGACTCGATGGAGCGGGCTCCCGGAGAGAGGGCCTCGACGCCACCGCCGGACGCGGACATCGCCAGATCGCCCGAGCCGCAGCTCGCCGCAGTCGCCGGCGTGACCGCGAGGCTCGAAGGCGCCGAACTCGCGGCCGCGGCAGCGGCCACCGGCCCCGCGACCGAGGCGAATGTCAGACACAGCACCACCGACAGCGCCGCTCGCACGCGCACCGCCCCCACCTCCGGTCAATGACTTCCACACTGAGACATCGCATGGTATCCCTACCGAACAGCGGCGCCACGCGATTTACTGCAACTGTGCCGCGACCAGTGATGAGCCGCTCGCCAGACCACGTCTGCCTCAGAGACCCGGCGCATCTCGCCACGCCGCTCTTCGAACGCAAACACAGCCCGGGCCGGGGCTCCCGAGGCCCCGAAGGCTTCGCGCAGCGCGGCAATGGCCTGGCGGCTGTACTACATCGCGGGCCTCAGGGCACGAGGTCGAAGAAGTCGAGGCAGTGCGGAACCGGTCACTGACGCAGTATCCCCACACGCGAATCGGCACGCCACACCTTTACCGATCGACAACCAAGCAGGTCCAGCCCACGCAGCCTCTGGCTGGTCCCCATACGTGAGCCAACCCCGAGATGAATCACGTACGCGGCCACACGCCCCGTCACGCAGGAGCCGCAGGCGACCCACAGCATTAGCTCCTGACCAGCCTGGATGTCGGCTGCCCGCAAAGTCCGACTGGGCCGCACGCTACTGCCCATGGGCGGCCTCAGGCAGCGGCCGCGGACCTCACCGTCGTCGACTGCGGCTGCGCTCCGGTCGTCGCTGCGGCAAGCACCTTCTCCAGCTCGGATGCGAGGATCTCTTGCAGACACTCCATTGCCGGAGTGCGGGCGCCGCCGGCCCGGTCGACGATGTCGACGCGACGCGCCAGCCGTGTCCCGGACAGCGGCAGCAGTCGAACTGGCCGGCCCAAGGCGAACCCGGCGACGAGGCGTGGGACCACAGCGATTCCCACGCCGGCCGCGACAAGGCCGATCATCGCCTGGTAATTGTTGGTCTCTGACACCACTTCTGGAGTGAATCCGGCCCGGCGGCAGGCCTCGTTGAGAGCAGTACGGCACAGTGAGGGCCCGGGTGCGATCCACTGCTCGGCCGCGAGGTCGGCCAAGGGCACCGGGCCGCGCCGCATCGCGACCGCATCGGCCGGAACCGCGACCGCCATGCGGTCCACGGCCAACGAGGCGATCCGCAGGCGCGGATCGGGCGGTGTAGCCACGGTCGGGTAGTCGTAGCAGACCGCGAGATCGACGTCTCCGGCCTGCAGACGCGGCAGAGCCTGTGGCGGATCGAGTTCTGTCATCAGGACGCTGACTTTTGGGAACCGCTCTCGCAGGGCACCGACAGCGGCCGGGACGAAGGTGGCCACCGCGCTCGGGAACACCGCCACCCGCAGCGGACCGCTGTCCGAACGAGAAAGCGCTGCCAGTTCGCGCCGAGTCTCGGCGAGACCGGCCAGCAGGGTCT
This genomic window from Actinospica robiniae DSM 44927 contains:
- a CDS encoding LysR family transcriptional regulator, which translates into the protein MAGGMDTTRLRAFREVARQGSFTAAATALQISQPAVSQHITRLEQEFGCALLERSSRRVRLTSAGEVFLRYVETLLAGLAETRRELAALSRSDSGPLRVAVFPSAVATFVPAAVGALRERFPKVSVLMTELDPPQALPRLQAGDVDLAVCYDYPTVATPPDPRLRIASLAVDRMAVAVPADAVAMRRGPVPLADLAAEQWIAPGPSLCRTALNEACRRAGFTPEVVSETNNYQAMIGLVAAGVGIAVVPRLVAGFALGRPVRLLPLSGTRLARRVDIVDRAGGARTPAMECLQEILASELEKVLAAATTGAQPQSTTVRSAAAA